Proteins co-encoded in one Candidatus Limnocylindrales bacterium genomic window:
- a CDS encoding TetR/AcrR family transcriptional regulator, whose amino-acid sequence MAGVVEEKKLSRKERELQFRLNLVLDAAEEIFADTSFAGASVEDIAQRAEISVGTLYNLFRSKEDLYRAMVSRAQNMFFDRMVERLDEARGPRDKIVASVSYYFEHFHRYARHFRLYMSATNGFQWELRNKLVGEALERQNQFVRRITDVCQEGLDKGIFKRGVSAELLAAVILGVPHPFLNAWLERENIDLMSLLPHALTIVDRILGTDEH is encoded by the coding sequence TTGGCGGGAGTCGTTGAAGAGAAGAAGCTCAGCCGCAAGGAACGCGAGCTTCAGTTTCGCCTCAATCTCGTGCTGGATGCGGCGGAGGAGATTTTCGCCGACACGTCCTTTGCGGGCGCTTCGGTCGAGGACATCGCTCAGCGAGCCGAGATCTCGGTCGGCACGCTGTACAATTTGTTTCGCTCCAAAGAGGACTTGTACCGGGCGATGGTCTCACGCGCCCAGAACATGTTCTTCGACCGGATGGTCGAGCGTCTGGACGAAGCGCGGGGACCTCGCGACAAGATCGTCGCGTCGGTCTCGTACTACTTCGAGCACTTCCACCGCTACGCCCGCCATTTCCGCCTCTACATGTCGGCCACCAACGGCTTTCAGTGGGAGCTGCGCAACAAGCTGGTCGGTGAGGCGCTGGAGCGCCAGAACCAGTTCGTCCGCCGCATCACCGATGTCTGCCAGGAGGGGCTCGACAAGGGCATCTTCAAGCGCGGCGTTTCGGCGGAGCTGCTGGCGGCGGTCATCCTCGGTGTACCGCATCCGTTCCTGAACGCCTGGCTGGAGCGAGAGAACATCGACTTGATGAGCCTGCTTCCGCACGCGTTGACCATCGTCGATCGCATTCTCGGCACCGACGAACACTAG